One part of the Pseudomonas sp. MYb118 genome encodes these proteins:
- a CDS encoding tetratricopeptide repeat protein produces the protein MSFQLRREEVLDGERLRAMLDESPARAAQAILMAAREGVLEAQALLAQILLDGNGIAQDQPLALRWFDIAARQGHLMARNMLGRCHEHGWGCTANAAIAAGHYRLAADAGLDWAMYNYANLLATGRGVLEDQAQALRFYRQAAELGHAKSMNLLGRYLEEGRFCPRDLPAARDWYRRAAQGGDFRGQFSFAALLADEGDIDGAVDWLRQALAGGNLNFLRVAAPALASATDSRIRSMADDYARRRAELELQTL, from the coding sequence ATGAGTTTTCAACTGCGCCGCGAAGAAGTGCTCGACGGTGAACGCCTCAGGGCGATGCTCGACGAAAGCCCGGCCCGTGCCGCCCAGGCGATTCTGATGGCCGCCCGCGAAGGCGTGCTCGAAGCCCAGGCGCTGCTCGCGCAGATTCTGCTGGATGGCAACGGCATCGCTCAGGATCAGCCACTGGCGCTGCGCTGGTTCGACATCGCGGCCCGCCAGGGGCACCTGATGGCGCGCAACATGCTCGGTCGTTGTCATGAACATGGCTGGGGTTGCACGGCGAATGCAGCGATCGCGGCCGGGCATTACCGGCTGGCGGCAGACGCAGGGCTGGATTGGGCGATGTACAACTACGCCAATCTGCTGGCGACCGGGCGCGGTGTGCTCGAGGATCAGGCGCAGGCCTTGCGGTTCTATCGGCAGGCGGCCGAGCTGGGCCATGCGAAGTCGATGAATCTGCTGGGGCGCTATCTGGAAGAAGGGCGGTTTTGCCCCAGGGATCTGCCGGCGGCCCGTGACTGGTATCGGCGCGCGGCGCAAGGCGGGGACTTTCGTGGGCAGTTCAGTTTTGCCGCGTTGCTGGCCGATGAAGGCGACATCGACGGCGCCGTGGACTGGCTGCGTCAGGCATTGGCCGGTGGCAACCTGAATTTCCTGCGTGTCGCGGCACCGGCGCTGGCCAGTGCAACGGATTCACGCATTCGCTCGATGGCCGACGACTACGCCCGCCGCCGAGCCGAACTCGAACTTCAAACCCTGTAG
- a CDS encoding type III PLP-dependent enzyme, protein MSIQVEDYFARETFQKMKAFADKQETPFVLIDTAMISQAYDDLRAGFEFAKVYYAVKANPAVEIIDLLKEKGSSFDIASIYELDKVLSRGVGPDRISYGNTIKKSKDIRYFYDKGVRLYATDSEADLRNIAKAAPGSKVYVRILTEGSTTADWPLSRKFGCQTDMAMDLLILARDLGLVPYGISFHVGSQQRDISVWDAAIAKVKVIFERLKEEDGIHLKLINMGGGFPANYITRTNSLETYAEEIIRFLKEDFGDDLPEIILEPGRSLIANAGILVSEVVLVARKSRTAVERWVYTDVGKFSGLIETMDEAIKFPIWTEKKGEVEEVVIAGPTCDSADIMYENYKYGLPLNLAIGDRLYWLSTGAYTTSYSAVEFNGFPPLKSFYV, encoded by the coding sequence ATGTCGATCCAGGTCGAAGACTATTTCGCGCGCGAAACCTTTCAGAAAATGAAGGCGTTCGCCGACAAGCAAGAAACCCCTTTCGTATTGATCGACACCGCGATGATCAGCCAGGCCTATGACGACCTGCGCGCCGGTTTCGAATTCGCCAAGGTCTATTACGCGGTCAAGGCCAACCCTGCCGTGGAAATCATCGACCTGCTCAAGGAAAAAGGTTCGAGCTTCGACATCGCCTCGATCTACGAGCTGGACAAGGTGCTGAGCCGTGGCGTCGGTCCTGACCGCATCAGCTACGGCAACACCATCAAGAAGTCCAAGGACATCCGCTACTTCTACGACAAGGGCGTGCGCCTGTACGCCACCGACTCCGAAGCCGACCTGCGCAACATCGCCAAGGCAGCCCCGGGTTCGAAAGTCTACGTGCGCATCCTCACCGAAGGCTCGACCACTGCTGACTGGCCACTGTCGCGCAAATTCGGCTGCCAGACCGACATGGCCATGGACCTGCTGATCCTCGCCCGCGACCTGGGCCTGGTGCCTTACGGCATCTCGTTCCACGTGGGTTCGCAACAGCGCGACATCAGCGTCTGGGATGCGGCCATCGCCAAGGTCAAAGTGATCTTCGAGCGCCTGAAAGAAGAAGACGGCATCCACCTCAAGCTGATCAACATGGGTGGCGGCTTCCCGGCCAACTACATCACCCGTACCAACAGCCTGGAAACCTATGCCGAGGAAATCATCCGCTTCCTCAAGGAAGACTTCGGTGACGACCTGCCGGAAATCATCCTGGAACCTGGCCGTTCGCTGATCGCCAACGCCGGCATCCTGGTCAGCGAAGTGGTGCTGGTTGCCCGTAAATCGCGCACCGCCGTCGAGCGCTGGGTGTACACCGACGTGGGCAAGTTCTCCGGCCTGATCGAAACCATGGACGAAGCCATCAAGTTCCCGATCTGGACCGAGAAGAAAGGCGAAGTGGAAGAAGTGGTGATCGCCGGCCCAACCTGCGACAGCGCCGACATCATGTACGAGAACTACAAGTACGGCCTGCCGCTGAACCTGGCCATCGGCGACCGCCTGTACTGGCTGTCGACCGGTGCCTACACCACCAGCTACAGCGCTGTTGAATTCAACGGCTTCCCGCCGCTGAAATCGTTCTACGTATAA
- a CDS encoding betaine/proline/choline family ABC transporter ATP-binding protein (Members of the family are the ATP-binding subunit of ABC transporters for substrates such as betaine, L-proline or other amino acids, choline, carnitine, etc. The substrate specificity is best determined from the substrate-binding subunit, rather than this subunit, as it interacts with the permease subunit and not with substrate directly.) encodes MIELQNLSKTFQSNGKDVKAVDSVSLTVNEGEICVFLGPSGCGKSTTLKMINRLIKPTSGKILINGEDTTDLDEVTLRRNIGYVIQQIGLFPNMTIEENIVVVPKLLGWDKQKCHDRARELMSMIKLEPKQYLHRYPRELSGGQQQRIGVIRALAAEAPLLLMDEPFGAVDPINREMIQNEFFEMQRALNKTVIMVSHDIDEAIKLGDKIAIFRAGKLLQIDHPDTLLAHPADEFVSNFVGQDSTLKRLLLVKAEDAADNAPSVSPETPVAEALELMDEHDRRYVVVTDAENKALGYVRRRDLHRQTGTCGQYLREFNATAAYDEHLRILLSRMYEFNRAWLPVMDAERVFLGEVTQESIAEYLSSGKSRGGKTSIVSPAEVAAV; translated from the coding sequence ATGATCGAACTTCAAAACCTCAGCAAGACCTTCCAAAGCAACGGCAAAGACGTAAAAGCCGTGGACTCCGTCAGCCTCACCGTCAACGAAGGCGAGATCTGCGTGTTCCTCGGCCCGTCGGGTTGCGGCAAGAGCACCACGCTGAAGATGATCAACCGCCTGATCAAGCCGACCTCCGGCAAGATCCTGATCAACGGCGAAGACACCACCGACCTCGACGAAGTGACCCTGCGCCGCAACATCGGCTACGTGATCCAGCAGATCGGCCTGTTCCCCAACATGACCATCGAGGAAAACATCGTGGTCGTACCCAAGCTGCTCGGCTGGGACAAGCAGAAATGCCACGACCGCGCCCGCGAGTTGATGAGCATGATCAAACTGGAACCCAAGCAGTACCTGCACCGTTACCCGCGCGAGCTGTCCGGTGGCCAGCAGCAACGGATCGGCGTGATTCGCGCACTGGCGGCCGAGGCGCCGCTGTTGCTGATGGACGAACCGTTCGGTGCGGTCGACCCGATCAACCGCGAGATGATCCAGAACGAGTTCTTCGAGATGCAGCGGGCGCTGAACAAGACGGTGATCATGGTCAGCCATGACATCGACGAGGCAATCAAGCTCGGCGACAAGATCGCCATCTTCCGTGCCGGCAAGCTGTTGCAGATCGACCACCCGGACACCCTGCTGGCGCATCCGGCGGACGAGTTCGTCAGCAACTTCGTCGGCCAGGACAGCACCCTCAAGCGCCTGTTGCTGGTGAAAGCCGAAGACGCGGCAGACAACGCCCCGTCGGTCAGCCCGGAAACGCCGGTGGCCGAAGCGCTGGAATTGATGGACGAGCATGACCGTCGTTACGTCGTCGTCACCGACGCCGAGAACAAGGCGCTGGGTTACGTACGCCGCCGCGACCTGCACCGCCAGACCGGCACCTGCGGCCAGTACCTGCGCGAGTTCAACGCCACGGCGGCCTACGACGAACACCTGCGCATCCTGCTGTCGCGCATGTACGAGTTCAACCGCGCATGGCTGCCGGTAATGGATGCCGAGCGGGTGTTCCTCGGCGAAGTCACCCAGGAGTCGATTGCCGAGTACTTGAGCTCGGGTAAATCCCGTGGCGGCAAGACCAGTATCGTGTCGCCGGCCGAGGTGGCAGCGGTCTGA
- a CDS encoding ABC transporter permease — protein MEFFNAFSHLDWPQVLHLTWQHITLVGIAVTLAIVVGVPLGILMTRFPTLAGPLQASATVLLTVPSIALFGLLLPFYSKFGQGLGPMPAITAVFLYSLLPIMRNTYLALTGVEPGIREAARGIGMTFGQRLRMVELPIAVPVILAGVRTAVVMNIGVMTIAATIGAGGLGVLILASISRSDMSMLIVGAVLVSLLAIFADLILQLLQRSLTPKGLLK, from the coding sequence ATGGAATTCTTCAACGCCTTTTCCCACCTCGACTGGCCACAGGTCCTGCACCTGACCTGGCAGCACATCACCCTGGTCGGCATCGCCGTGACCCTGGCGATTGTGGTCGGCGTGCCCCTGGGCATTCTGATGACACGCTTCCCCACCCTCGCCGGCCCCCTGCAAGCCAGCGCCACGGTGCTGCTGACCGTGCCGTCGATTGCCCTGTTCGGCCTGCTGCTGCCGTTCTACTCCAAGTTCGGCCAGGGCCTGGGGCCGATGCCGGCGATCACCGCCGTGTTCCTTTATTCACTGCTGCCGATCATGCGCAACACCTACCTGGCCCTGACCGGCGTCGAGCCGGGCATCCGTGAAGCCGCACGCGGCATCGGCATGACCTTCGGCCAGCGTCTGCGCATGGTCGAACTGCCCATCGCGGTGCCGGTGATCCTCGCCGGCGTGCGCACCGCCGTGGTCATGAACATCGGTGTCATGACCATCGCCGCCACCATCGGTGCCGGTGGCCTCGGCGTCCTCATCCTCGCTTCCATCAGCCGCAGCGACATGTCGATGCTGATCGTCGGCGCCGTGCTGGTCAGCCTGCTGGCCATCTTCGCCGACCTCATCCTGCAACTGCTGCAACGCTCGTTGACTCCAAAAGGACTCTTGAAATGA
- a CDS encoding ABC transporter permease, whose amino-acid sequence MGGAVAVALLALLVHWIGINTIEQYRDDLLFYLQAHLILVLASMVAALVVGIPAGIFLSRPSMVGRAERFMQVFNIGNTVPPLAVLAIALGILGIGSGPAIFALFLASLLPIVRNTYEGLKNVQGSLKEAATGIGMTPRQVLWKVELPNAVPIIVGGVRVALAINVGTAPLAFLIGANSLGSLIFPGIALNNQPQLLLGAACTALLALLLDGLVTLASRLWLERGLRPS is encoded by the coding sequence ATGGGAGGTGCGGTTGCGGTCGCCCTTCTGGCCCTGCTGGTCCACTGGATTGGCATCAACACGATCGAACAGTACCGCGACGATTTATTGTTTTACCTGCAAGCTCATTTGATTCTCGTCCTGGCCTCCATGGTGGCCGCCCTTGTCGTGGGAATTCCCGCTGGCATCTTTCTCAGTCGCCCGTCGATGGTGGGTCGCGCTGAACGCTTCATGCAAGTCTTCAACATCGGCAACACCGTGCCGCCGCTCGCCGTACTCGCCATCGCCCTGGGCATTCTGGGCATCGGCAGCGGCCCCGCCATCTTCGCCCTGTTCCTCGCCTCGCTGCTGCCCATTGTGCGCAACACCTATGAAGGCCTGAAAAACGTGCAGGGCTCGCTCAAGGAAGCCGCCACCGGCATCGGCATGACCCCGCGCCAGGTGCTGTGGAAAGTCGAGTTGCCCAACGCCGTGCCGATCATCGTCGGCGGCGTGCGCGTGGCCCTGGCGATCAACGTCGGCACCGCACCGCTGGCGTTCCTGATCGGCGCCAACAGCCTGGGCAGCCTGATCTTCCCCGGCATCGCCCTGAACAACCAGCCGCAACTGCTGCTCGGCGCGGCCTGCACCGCCCTGCTGGCACTGCTGCTCGACGGCCTGGTGACACTCGCCAGCCGACTCTGGCTCGAACGCGGCCTGCGCCCGTCTTAA
- a CDS encoding Fe2+-dependent dioxygenase gives MLLHIKGLFTKDEVQRIREALEQADWADGKITAGYQSAKAKHNLQLPEGHPLAKEIGAAMIDRLWKNPQFMSAALPHKVFPPLVNCYTAGGSFDFHIDNAVRQPKGSVERVRTDLSSTLFFSEPEDYDGGELEIQDTYGVQRVKLPAGDMVLYPGTSLHKVNAVTRGARFASFFWTQSLVREDSQRALLFEMDGAIQQLTQDMPDHPSLIRLTGTYHNLLRRWVEV, from the coding sequence ATGCTGCTGCACATCAAGGGTTTGTTCACCAAAGACGAGGTGCAGCGCATTCGCGAGGCTCTGGAACAGGCCGATTGGGCCGACGGCAAAATCACCGCCGGCTATCAGTCGGCCAAGGCCAAGCACAATCTGCAACTGCCCGAAGGCCATCCGCTGGCCAAGGAAATCGGCGCGGCGATGATCGACCGCCTGTGGAAAAATCCGCAGTTCATGTCGGCGGCGTTACCGCACAAGGTCTTCCCTCCGTTAGTGAACTGTTACACGGCGGGCGGCAGTTTCGACTTCCACATCGACAACGCCGTGCGCCAGCCCAAGGGCAGCGTCGAGCGCGTGCGTACCGACCTGTCGTCCACGCTGTTCTTCAGCGAGCCCGAGGACTACGACGGTGGTGAGCTGGAAATCCAGGACACCTATGGCGTGCAGCGGGTGAAGCTGCCAGCGGGCGACATGGTCTTGTACCCCGGCACCAGCCTGCACAAGGTCAATGCCGTCACCCGTGGCGCCCGCTTTGCCTCGTTCTTCTGGACGCAAAGCCTCGTCCGGGAAGACAGCCAGCGCGCCTTGCTGTTCGAGATGGATGGGGCGATCCAGCAACTGACCCAGGACATGCCCGACCATCCTTCGCTGATTCGCCTGACCGGCACTTATCACAACCTGCTGCGCCGCTGGGTCGAGGTATGA
- a CDS encoding glycine betaine ABC transporter substrate-binding protein translates to MKKLCLILGGVLLLAGFAQAAEKPLLRIGARVFTEQTLLAEITSQYLRTKGYDVQVTGGLGSNLARSAHESGQLDMLWEYTGVSLVAYNHVTEKLNSAQSYARVKELDAKKGLVWLAPSKFSNTYALALPEKVAQEYPQINSISDLNKVLRDEAKTNNLVALDTEFANRSDGLAGMVELYDMNLSRKNIRQMDAGLVYTALRNSQVFAGLVYTTDGRLNAFKLKLLEDDKHYFPDYTAAPVVRQAYLDAHPQLAEQLKPLAELFDDNTMRELNARVDVDHQSPSTVAADFLRQHPIQ, encoded by the coding sequence ATGAAAAAATTATGCTTGATTCTAGGCGGCGTCCTGCTGCTCGCAGGTTTTGCCCAAGCCGCCGAAAAGCCGCTGCTGCGCATCGGCGCCCGGGTGTTCACCGAACAGACCCTGCTGGCGGAAATCACCTCGCAGTACCTGCGCACCAAGGGTTATGACGTGCAGGTCACCGGCGGCCTGGGCAGCAACCTGGCCCGCAGCGCCCACGAAAGCGGACAGCTGGACATGCTCTGGGAATATACCGGCGTGTCGCTGGTGGCCTACAACCACGTCACGGAAAAGCTCAACAGCGCGCAGTCCTACGCCCGGGTGAAAGAACTCGACGCGAAAAAAGGCCTGGTCTGGCTGGCTCCGTCGAAATTCAGCAACACCTACGCCCTCGCCCTGCCGGAAAAGGTCGCCCAGGAGTACCCGCAGATCAACAGCATCAGTGATCTGAACAAGGTGCTGCGCGACGAGGCGAAGACCAACAACCTGGTGGCCCTGGACACCGAGTTCGCCAACCGTTCCGACGGTTTGGCCGGCATGGTCGAACTGTACGACATGAACCTGTCGCGCAAGAACATCCGCCAGATGGACGCCGGCCTGGTCTACACCGCGCTGCGCAACAGCCAGGTGTTCGCCGGGCTGGTGTACACCACCGACGGGCGTCTGAACGCGTTCAAGCTCAAGTTGCTGGAAGACGACAAGCACTACTTCCCGGACTACACCGCCGCGCCGGTGGTGCGTCAGGCGTACCTCGACGCCCATCCGCAACTGGCCGAACAGCTCAAGCCGCTGGCTGAACTGTTCGACGACAACACCATGCGCGAGCTCAACGCGCGGGTCGATGTCGATCACCAGAGCCCTTCCACCGTGGCCGCAGACTTCCTGCGCCAGCACCCGATTCAATAA